Part of the Rhizobium tropici CIAT 899 genome, CCGTGCGGCCAGAATGACCATCTGATGAAGAGCGGCGGCGGCGGCTGCTCTCGACAGGTTGGTATCCTCGATGAGATCGTCTTGGATCGTGCCGAAAAGACGCTGCACGCTGTCGAGATTACGTAGGGTAATGAGCGGATTCTGCTCGCTGATGAGGCGAAGGCGCAGAAAGTCGCGCACGAGAGAGCCTTCGAAAAGCGCCCATCGTTCGCTCCAACCTTCAGCATCAGGGCCGTACGAATGCTGGCGGTTCGGGAAGAGCCAGAAGAGCGCCGGGCCTTTCACGCTTCTGCGGCCGGCGGCATCCGTTTCGAGAAAGCCCTGGCCGCTCTCGACGAGAACCACCGCATAGCTCGGCAGCTTCCGCGCGGTGACGGCATGCATGGCGTGTTGCCTGCCGCTGCCGGTGACCGACAGTCCTCCCGTGGCTGCAAGCGGTGAGCGGTAGATGGCATGTTTTGCCGGCTTCATGGTGAGCGAAAAGTCCAGTATCACTTTCGTCCATGTAGTGAACCATCGCTGACAGCTAGATTCAATGGGCAATCAGTTCAAACCATAGGCGAGTGAAATGTCGATTCCCATGCAGGCCGTGCCCTCCGGCGAGAATGCACTCAACCTTGTTGCCAATGGAAAGATTCTCTCTACTGCGGCTCATCGGCTCGGCTATCTCACCCCGACCGATCCAGGCATCGGTATGGAGCCAATCCGTCGGCTTTACGAGGAGAACGGCTATGTATGGCTCAAGGGTTTCCTGCCGCGTAGGGACGTGATCGATTTTCGCGGCTGGGTCTTCGGCCATATGGCGAAGACAGGGCTGATTGCGGAAGGAACGGACCCGAGGGATGGAATCGCCTCGGCGGCGGAAGGCCGGGATGTCGATCGTTGCCTGATGTCGCTCGTGCGCTCGGTCGCCTATGAGGGCTTTTGCGCCCAGCCGCGTCTTTCGCGCTTCATGGACGAATTCCTCTCGGGCATCTCCTATCTGCACAAGCGCAAGATCATGCGCCATGTGCGGCCGGGAACGACGACGGCGACGCCAGCCCATTACGATCTGGTCTATCTTCGCGGCGGCACCAGCCGGATCGTGACGGCATGGATACCGATCGGGGATATCCCGATCGAAATGAGCGGTCTGACCTATTTGGAAGGATCGCACGCCATCGGTGCCCGAATGGAGCACGAGTTCAGCGAAAAGAACAAGGATCTCAGTCCTGAGGAACGCGTGAGCGCCTATAATCGAAACATGACGGAGGGTGGCTGGGTCTCGAAGGATCTGCCGGATATGGCGGAACGCTTCGATACGCGCTGGCTGGTCGCCGACTATGAGGCAGGCGACGTCATGCTCCATTCACCGTTCATGATCCACGCCTCGACCACCAATCAGGACAGGCAGCACAGATTGCGCCTTTCCACCGACATTCGCTATCAGAACGTCGAGGACGAGATCGATGCGCGATGGAACAACCACTGGACGCTCGGCGACATGCTGTGAGTCAGGTTTGATCCTGTTGCAGGCTCGTTCGAAGCGTGCCCCAATTGTCATCCTTTAGCACGCGTTCGATTTCCTCGACCCGATCGCGA contains:
- a CDS encoding helix-turn-helix domain-containing protein, which encodes MKPAKHAIYRSPLAATGGLSVTGSGRQHAMHAVTARKLPSYAVVLVESGQGFLETDAAGRRSVKGPALFWLFPNRQHSYGPDAEGWSERWALFEGSLVRDFLRLRLISEQNPLITLRNLDSVQRLFGTIQDDLIEDTNLSRAAAAAALHQMVILAARQASQAVPSPQQGSDIGEIIEALRQRATQSLDMAAFAAEYGMSSATLRRKITAEVGLPPKGFQLRVRMDRAKELLTMTDDKIEIIASKVGFDDPFYFSRLFHERENCTPREFRARYRRS
- a CDS encoding phytanoyl-CoA dioxygenase family protein; its protein translation is MSIPMQAVPSGENALNLVANGKILSTAAHRLGYLTPTDPGIGMEPIRRLYEENGYVWLKGFLPRRDVIDFRGWVFGHMAKTGLIAEGTDPRDGIASAAEGRDVDRCLMSLVRSVAYEGFCAQPRLSRFMDEFLSGISYLHKRKIMRHVRPGTTTATPAHYDLVYLRGGTSRIVTAWIPIGDIPIEMSGLTYLEGSHAIGARMEHEFSEKNKDLSPEERVSAYNRNMTEGGWVSKDLPDMAERFDTRWLVADYEAGDVMLHSPFMIHASTTNQDRQHRLRLSTDIRYQNVEDEIDARWNNHWTLGDML